A single Magnetococcales bacterium DNA region contains:
- the mtaB gene encoding tRNA (N(6)-L-threonylcarbamoyladenosine(37)-C(2))-methylthiotransferase MtaB: MAFITLGCRVNQCETDMLYRAGKRAGYRQAKSGETADVVVFNTCSVTGESERQARQAIRRAVREHPGARIVVTGCYAQRDPEGLARIPGVSLILGNDGKEDLFAVLANQRPDPAEADRPLPVRSEAGEFSLPGLTESGVQDRARAYLHVQNGCDAGCTFCVIPALRGASRSAHLEQVIIQAKELLAHGFQELVLMGINLGSYGRDLPSPVSLTRLIGTLLPLPGLGRLRLSSIAPQDLDPAFFAEVLAEPRFCPHLHLSIQSGDDLILKHMRRPYTRAQLLHVIHTIRARRPEIVLGADIIVGFPTEDEAAFVNTLELLQEGQIALPHIFRYSDRPGTPAARIPSHLRPSPELVRERAERLRIATQVILGDVLARTVGHELQVLVESVTQGHARGKTGEFLPLVFPAMDIDLVGKLVSVQVARVDLPNMGLVGKCGDADHEI; this comes from the coding sequence ATGGCTTTCATCACGTTGGGGTGCCGGGTCAACCAATGCGAGACCGACATGCTGTATCGTGCCGGCAAGCGGGCTGGTTATCGCCAGGCCAAATCGGGCGAAACTGCCGATGTGGTTGTCTTCAACACCTGTTCGGTTACCGGAGAGAGCGAACGGCAGGCCCGTCAGGCCATTCGGCGCGCCGTGCGGGAACATCCCGGCGCCCGTATCGTGGTCACGGGGTGTTATGCCCAGAGGGATCCGGAGGGTTTGGCGCGCATTCCTGGTGTATCGCTGATCCTGGGCAACGATGGAAAGGAGGATTTGTTCGCGGTGTTGGCCAACCAGCGACCTGACCCTGCGGAAGCGGACCGCCCCCTGCCTGTCCGCTCCGAAGCCGGGGAATTTTCCCTCCCTGGCCTGACGGAAAGCGGTGTCCAGGATCGGGCGCGTGCCTATCTCCACGTCCAGAATGGCTGTGATGCAGGGTGTACCTTTTGCGTCATTCCGGCCCTGCGCGGGGCAAGCCGTTCGGCACATCTCGAACAGGTTATCATTCAGGCAAAAGAATTATTGGCACACGGGTTTCAGGAACTGGTCCTGATGGGCATCAACCTGGGATCTTATGGGCGCGATCTGCCCTCCCCTGTCTCTCTGACCCGACTCATCGGGACATTGTTGCCTCTGCCGGGGTTGGGTCGCTTACGCCTCTCTTCCATCGCCCCACAAGATCTTGATCCGGCTTTTTTTGCCGAGGTGCTGGCCGAGCCACGCTTTTGCCCCCACCTGCATCTCTCCATCCAATCTGGCGACGATCTGATTCTCAAGCACATGCGTCGGCCCTACACCCGAGCCCAACTCCTGCATGTCATCCACACCATACGCGCCCGGCGTCCCGAGATCGTTTTAGGCGCCGACATCATTGTCGGCTTTCCCACCGAGGACGAAGCTGCCTTTGTCAACACTCTGGAGTTGCTCCAGGAAGGTCAAATCGCCCTGCCTCATATTTTTCGCTATTCGGACCGTCCCGGCACTCCGGCAGCCCGGATCCCATCCCATCTCCGCCCCTCCCCCGAGCTGGTCCGGGAGCGGGCGGAGCGTTTACGGATAGCGACCCAGGTCATCCTTGGCGATGTTCTCGCCCGAACGGTGGGGCATGAACTCCAGGTTTTGGTGGAGTCGGTAACCCAGGGCCATGCCCGGGGCAAAACCGGAGAGTTTCTTCCGCTTGTTTTTCCCGCCATGGATATCGACCTGGTTGGCAAACTGGTTTCGGTACAGGTTGCCAGGGTGGATCTGCCGAACATGGGCCTGGTGGGAAAATGTGGGGATGCCGATCATGAAATTTGA
- a CDS encoding aldo/keto reductase, translating into MKRRDFIKSSVALAAVTTLAGEVAPGSAAESDKASIKNYRTLGRTGMKISDISFGAGKLPSASLVLRAIERGVNYFDTAPDYGPSESLIGEALKRLPDRGKIYIASKFCQSKPYPGHLPVGSSEQDYVAAVEESLKRLGTDYLDAVFVHAVGESPDFDKERKRLLDPNMLKAYERLRRDGKVRALAVSSHGPHNMEKLLMEAVDSGHFDLIMPAFNFMKFPKVPEVLKAASQKGVGVVAMKTLAGARESGADLRGVSEHAAFKWVLKHAEVGGLVVTFANTGHLDLYLQASGQDFSATDQKLLDQYAARHGQDYCRTGCGDCEAGCQAGLPIASILRYQMYFADYKDEKQAMQSYAALEKNAAICQNCDSASCNQLCAYGLPVATKLRAAHRQLSFATVA; encoded by the coding sequence ATGAAACGTCGTGATTTCATCAAGTCTTCCGTGGCTCTGGCTGCGGTCACCACTTTGGCTGGAGAGGTTGCCCCCGGCAGCGCCGCCGAGTCCGACAAAGCCAGTATCAAAAATTATCGCACCCTGGGGCGCACCGGGATGAAAATCAGTGATATCTCTTTCGGTGCGGGAAAATTGCCTTCGGCCTCCCTGGTGCTGCGGGCCATCGAACGGGGTGTCAACTACTTCGATACGGCTCCGGACTATGGCCCCAGTGAAAGCCTGATCGGCGAGGCCCTGAAACGCCTGCCAGACCGGGGGAAAATTTATATCGCCTCCAAATTTTGCCAGTCTAAACCGTACCCTGGTCATCTTCCCGTGGGAAGTAGCGAACAAGATTATGTTGCCGCAGTTGAGGAGAGTCTCAAGCGGTTGGGCACGGATTATCTGGATGCCGTGTTTGTCCATGCTGTGGGGGAGAGCCCGGATTTTGACAAGGAGCGGAAGCGGTTGTTGGATCCCAACATGCTCAAGGCCTACGAACGGTTGCGCCGGGATGGCAAGGTGCGTGCCCTGGCCGTCTCATCGCATGGCCCCCACAACATGGAAAAGCTGCTCATGGAGGCGGTCGATTCCGGCCATTTTGATTTGATCATGCCGGCTTTCAACTTCATGAAATTTCCCAAAGTTCCTGAGGTGCTGAAAGCCGCAAGCCAGAAAGGGGTCGGCGTGGTCGCCATGAAAACCCTTGCCGGCGCCAGAGAGAGCGGCGCTGATCTGCGCGGTGTCTCCGAACACGCCGCATTCAAGTGGGTTCTCAAACATGCCGAAGTCGGTGGCCTCGTTGTCACCTTTGCCAATACCGGTCACCTGGATCTTTACCTTCAGGCTTCGGGACAGGATTTCTCTGCCACGGATCAGAAGCTCCTCGACCAATATGCCGCTCGCCACGGCCAGGACTATTGCCGCACCGGCTGCGGCGATTGCGAAGCGGGTTGCCAGGCGGGTCTTCCCATCGCCTCCATCCTGCGCTACCAAATGTATTTTGCAGACTACAAGGACGAGAAACAAGCCATGCAATCTTACGCCGCGCTGGAGAAAAATGCGGCCATTTGTCAAAATTGCGACTCGGCTTCCTGTAACCAGTTGTGCGCCTATGGTCTGCCCGTAGCCACCAAGCTGCGCGCCGCCCATCGGCAACTCTCCTTTGCCACGG
- a CDS encoding CCA tRNA nucleotidyltransferase encodes MYLSLQRGLSPFVHSLLDDLDRLIGPIFLVGDSLRDSLRNKAHPDELAILVSHPLPHCQRKLQDAGYAMAVMGNKHNSLLLPLKRKENPKMVEIATFRHRPSHPATVAEDLSHRDITANAMAFHWPDGPLIDPYNGRADLENNIIRLVNGAETLLEDPLRALRFFRFTLQLAGKPDQDDLKNSEETVPNHVAQERVRAEFDQIFTLLLRDRFSQDMVHRLFRSVLGRELLPEFAALQECPEVPGEPQSAWENSLRMLLNMTAPAAEEEVSFLDLRWASLLHQTGKGVCGRKDAEGKIVDYPGFHEETMRINAGILSRLQFSKRRQRRINHMVQHLDVHQTMTDRGLRKLIEQTIPVEGLFRLLRAKKEALPNTTSEENLKIAEEFTRSMRRCHLTREAMLRLDPADLALTGGEILDLVRMAPGPWLGQLRQRLVEWVGQDPNRNQREFLVAQVREWILQEEGKF; translated from the coding sequence ATGTACCTATCCCTGCAAAGAGGCCTCTCCCCTTTTGTCCACTCGCTTCTGGACGACCTGGACCGTTTGATCGGTCCGATTTTTCTGGTTGGAGACTCCCTGCGGGACTCCTTGCGCAACAAAGCCCACCCCGATGAACTCGCCATTCTTGTCTCCCACCCCTTGCCGCACTGCCAACGCAAACTCCAGGATGCAGGATATGCCATGGCTGTCATGGGCAACAAGCATAACAGTTTGTTGTTGCCTCTGAAGCGCAAGGAAAATCCCAAAATGGTGGAGATAGCCACCTTTCGTCATCGCCCCTCCCATCCGGCGACCGTGGCGGAAGATCTTTCCCATCGTGACATCACGGCCAATGCGATGGCCTTCCATTGGCCGGATGGACCTTTGATCGATCCCTACAATGGTCGCGCCGATCTGGAAAACAATATCATCCGCCTCGTCAACGGCGCGGAAACCCTGCTGGAAGATCCGCTGCGTGCCCTGCGATTTTTCCGCTTCACCCTGCAACTAGCCGGCAAGCCGGACCAGGATGATCTGAAAAATTCTGAAGAGACTGTGCCAAACCATGTGGCCCAGGAAAGGGTTCGCGCTGAATTCGACCAAATCTTCACCTTGCTGCTCAGGGATCGGTTTTCACAGGATATGGTCCATCGCCTGTTTCGCTCGGTGCTGGGCCGGGAGTTGTTACCGGAGTTTGCCGCCCTTCAGGAGTGCCCGGAAGTTCCGGGGGAGCCCCAAAGCGCCTGGGAAAACTCCCTGCGCATGCTCCTGAACATGACGGCCCCGGCTGCCGAAGAGGAGGTCTCCTTCCTGGATCTGCGATGGGCATCCCTGCTCCACCAAACAGGAAAGGGCGTTTGTGGCCGAAAAGATGCGGAAGGCAAAATCGTCGACTATCCCGGGTTTCATGAAGAGACCATGCGCATCAATGCGGGCATTTTGAGCCGGCTGCAATTTTCCAAACGCCGGCAACGCCGGATCAACCATATGGTGCAACACCTGGATGTGCATCAAACCATGACGGATCGGGGGTTGCGCAAGCTGATCGAACAGACCATCCCGGTGGAGGGGTTGTTCCGCCTCCTGCGCGCCAAAAAGGAGGCCCTTCCCAACACCACATCCGAAGAGAATCTCAAAATTGCCGAGGAGTTTACCCGCTCCATGCGTCGCTGCCATCTGACGCGCGAAGCCATGTTGCGTCTCGATCCAGCGGATTTGGCACTGACCGGCGGAGAAATTCTCGACCTGGTTCGTATGGCGCCCGGTCCCTGGCTGGGGCAGTTGCGCCAGCGTCTGGTGGAGTGGGTTGGGCAGGATCCCAACCGCAATCAGAGGGAGTTTCTGGTGGCCCAGGTTCGCGAGTGGATATTGCAGGAAGAAGGGAAATTTTGA
- a CDS encoding glycosyltransferase family 9 protein, translating into MKVLVFRFGSLGDTVLALPALSWIRSHYGAQSEITLLENRSFNAEVAIRHLLENTPYIDHFLAYPTGNRSWSFYRELLLLSQKIRREKFDVVISLAPGQRFGRVAHWRDSLFFLFCLIWHQVGFFPFPRRIIYPRDANGRPAVVPSEACFLFERLTSSGFATGRSLADPLSPPDIKLTEEESKQADAWLAAHRRHPDRPLVIMAPGAKQPVNRWPPDRYAALGSLLLEKKICEILIVGGKNEISLQERLLNTWQDGLGASGMFSPRITAAIMARSQLFIGPDSGPVHLASAVGVPCVAIFSDRDNPGRWHPLGKGHHVIRKAVHCGGCCFSTCPRSDHLCMTSISTSEVLDVVLKTLS; encoded by the coding sequence ATGAAAGTCCTTGTGTTTCGGTTCGGATCTCTCGGTGACACCGTCCTTGCCCTGCCTGCGCTGAGTTGGATTCGCTCCCACTACGGCGCACAGAGTGAAATTACCCTGCTTGAAAACAGATCTTTTAATGCGGAGGTTGCGATCAGGCATCTCCTCGAAAACACACCGTATATCGATCATTTTCTTGCCTATCCGACGGGAAATCGTAGTTGGAGTTTCTACCGGGAGTTGTTGCTCCTCTCGCAAAAAATTCGTCGGGAAAAATTTGATGTCGTGATCAGTCTGGCTCCCGGACAGCGGTTCGGTCGTGTAGCTCATTGGCGTGACAGCCTTTTTTTTCTTTTTTGTCTCATATGGCATCAGGTCGGTTTTTTCCCCTTTCCGCGACGCATCATTTATCCCCGCGACGCAAACGGTCGCCCAGCCGTCGTTCCTTCGGAAGCCTGCTTTTTGTTTGAACGTCTGACGTCCAGCGGCTTTGCAACGGGAAGGTCGTTGGCTGATCCCCTTTCGCCGCCAGACATCAAGTTGACCGAGGAGGAGTCAAAACAGGCGGACGCTTGGCTGGCCGCCCATCGGCGCCATCCTGACCGGCCCCTGGTGATCATGGCCCCTGGCGCCAAGCAACCTGTCAACCGCTGGCCCCCTGATCGTTATGCGGCGCTGGGTTCTCTCCTCCTTGAGAAAAAAATTTGCGAAATACTGATTGTTGGCGGAAAAAACGAGATTTCCCTCCAGGAAAGACTCTTGAACACCTGGCAGGATGGCTTGGGTGCGTCTGGTATGTTTTCGCCGCGGATTACCGCTGCCATCATGGCAAGGAGCCAATTGTTCATTGGCCCTGACAGCGGTCCGGTACACTTGGCATCCGCCGTCGGAGTCCCTTGCGTGGCCATCTTTTCCGACCGGGATAACCCGGGACGCTGGCATCCGTTGGGAAAGGGGCACCACGTCATTCGCAAAGCGGTCCATTGCGGCGGTTGTTGCTTCTCCACCTGCCCGCGTTCCGACCATCTCTGCATGACATCCATCAGCACGTCCGAGGTGTTGGATGTGGTGCTGAAAACATTGTCGTGA
- a CDS encoding sigma 54-interacting transcriptional regulator, giving the protein MGSKILIVDDDSHIRFIFQSFLTSAGYDVVTAEDYDTALRILDEGGLDLLFTDIHMNGKSGLELLKEVQRRCPGGPYVLVITGFPNLETVQEALRAGAYDYLVKPILKENLLRQVKSALDHKSMRDERERMQHRLTAVFNSVKDAIITVDAASRVMEFNLAAQRICGLTEAATGHPLHVDNRHCEGQCQEALQRVFENKNRAEIVRLPCNNSVHHGQMVDISASPLFDENSRFLGAVMVVRDETRLAALEKNLGERQGFHGIIGRSRKMQEIYALIENLADVDTTVLITGESGTGKERIADALHRKGVRHRGTLVKVNCSGLSETLLESELFGHVRGAFTGAVKDKIGRFQLADHGTIFLDEIGDVSAKMQTRLLRVLQNKELERVGESRTVSVDVRVVAATNQNLRDKIAQGLFREDLYYRLKVVEIHLPSLRERREDIPLLVEHFIGRFNASFGKSISGVSENFMKVVMAHPWPGNIRELEHAIEHAFVICRDSLLDAKDLPPELAQVQPQAYTAATAASPEGERELITQALEKFGWVKSRAARSLGMSRSTLYRKMHELGIQDTPNL; this is encoded by the coding sequence ATGGGCTCAAAAATTCTCATCGTGGATGATGATTCCCATATCCGGTTTATATTTCAGTCTTTTTTGACCAGTGCCGGTTATGATGTCGTCACTGCCGAGGATTACGATACTGCCCTTCGCATCCTGGATGAGGGCGGACTTGATCTGCTCTTTACCGATATTCACATGAACGGAAAAAGTGGCCTGGAACTGCTCAAGGAGGTGCAAAGGCGGTGTCCCGGTGGCCCCTACGTCCTGGTCATCACCGGTTTTCCCAACCTGGAGACCGTCCAGGAGGCACTGCGGGCCGGGGCCTATGATTACCTGGTCAAGCCGATCTTGAAGGAAAATTTGTTGCGTCAGGTCAAATCCGCCCTGGATCATAAATCCATGCGGGATGAGCGGGAACGCATGCAACACCGTCTGACGGCTGTATTCAACAGTGTCAAAGATGCCATCATCACCGTCGATGCCGCCTCGCGGGTCATGGAGTTCAACCTGGCCGCCCAGCGTATTTGCGGCCTCACCGAAGCGGCAACCGGACACCCCCTGCACGTGGACAACCGCCATTGTGAAGGTCAATGCCAGGAGGCCTTGCAGCGGGTCTTTGAAAACAAAAACCGGGCAGAGATTGTTCGGTTGCCATGCAACAACTCGGTGCATCATGGCCAGATGGTGGATATCTCCGCATCGCCTCTGTTCGATGAAAACAGCCGGTTTCTCGGCGCGGTCATGGTGGTGCGGGATGAAACCCGCCTGGCGGCTCTGGAAAAAAATCTTGGCGAGCGGCAGGGGTTTCACGGCATCATCGGGCGTAGCCGAAAAATGCAAGAAATTTATGCGCTTATTGAAAATCTGGCCGATGTGGATACCACTGTCCTGATCACCGGAGAAAGTGGTACCGGCAAGGAGCGTATCGCGGATGCCCTGCACAGAAAAGGTGTGCGCCATCGCGGAACCCTGGTCAAGGTCAACTGTTCGGGGCTGTCGGAAACCTTATTGGAGAGTGAACTTTTTGGCCACGTGCGCGGGGCCTTTACCGGTGCGGTCAAAGACAAGATCGGGCGTTTTCAACTCGCCGACCATGGCACGATCTTTCTGGACGAAATTGGCGATGTCTCAGCCAAAATGCAAACCCGATTGTTGCGGGTCTTGCAAAACAAGGAGCTGGAACGTGTCGGAGAGAGTCGCACGGTCTCTGTGGACGTGCGCGTCGTGGCCGCCACCAACCAGAACCTGCGCGACAAGATTGCCCAGGGCCTGTTCCGGGAAGATCTCTACTATCGCCTGAAAGTGGTGGAAATCCACCTTCCTTCCCTGCGGGAACGTCGGGAGGATATTCCCCTCCTGGTCGAACATTTCATCGGGAGATTCAACGCTTCGTTCGGCAAATCCATATCGGGCGTTTCAGAAAATTTCATGAAGGTTGTCATGGCCCATCCCTGGCCGGGAAACATCCGAGAACTTGAACATGCCATCGAGCATGCCTTTGTCATTTGCCGGGACTCGTTGCTCGATGCCAAGGATTTGCCCCCGGAACTGGCCCAGGTGCAGCCCCAGGCGTACACCGCAGCGACCGCTGCCTCCCCGGAAGGGGAGCGTGAGCTGATTACGCAAGCCCTGGAAAAGTTCGGCTGGGTCAAGTCCCGGGCGGCACGCAGCCTGGGCATGAGCCGAAGCACCCTCTATCGGAAAATGCATGAACTGGGAATCCAGGACACCCCCAACCTGTGA
- a CDS encoding glycosyltransferase family 4 protein, with translation MKFDLSRPIRLGIIVTHPIQYHVPLWVALHQQTTLEIQVFYTWDNRGETGFFDHGFQKRISWDIPLLTGYPWEFVPNVARNPGGHHFRGLHNPELVKRVLAWQPDVVMINGYMHQSHFLAIRSLAARGIPVLFRGDSHLLSPRTPIKRWLRAQVLRRLFHRCQGFLYCGTLNRDYFLSFGVASDKLFHCPHIVDNDRFATNDATRREEAAAWRASLGIPSTHKVALFAGKFQDKKQPLQLLGAFIRARVPESVLVFVGDGELAESLKIEAGAAQANVLFLPFQNQTSMPLVYRLGDVFVLPSAYDETWGLGVNEAMCCGVPVILSDQVGCGPDLVEPGRTGWIFPARETTALTHILQQAMQPGDHLKSMGEAARNKMQAWGLPHARDGIIRAVQSVTRAL, from the coding sequence ATGAAATTTGACCTTTCACGCCCCATACGCCTTGGGATCATCGTGACCCATCCCATCCAGTATCATGTCCCGCTTTGGGTGGCTTTGCATCAGCAGACTACATTGGAGATCCAGGTCTTTTATACCTGGGACAACCGGGGCGAAACCGGTTTTTTTGACCATGGTTTCCAAAAGCGGATTTCCTGGGATATTCCCCTCCTGACGGGCTATCCGTGGGAGTTTGTCCCCAATGTTGCCCGGAACCCCGGCGGCCACCATTTCCGTGGTCTGCACAACCCGGAGCTGGTCAAGCGGGTGCTGGCCTGGCAGCCCGACGTGGTGATGATCAACGGGTATATGCATCAGAGCCATTTTCTGGCCATCCGCTCCCTGGCGGCACGCGGCATACCGGTTCTGTTTCGCGGGGATTCCCACCTCCTTTCGCCTCGAACTCCCATCAAACGGTGGCTGCGGGCGCAGGTATTGCGGCGGCTTTTTCACCGTTGCCAGGGGTTTCTCTACTGCGGCACCTTGAACCGGGACTATTTTCTCAGTTTTGGCGTTGCATCCGACAAACTTTTTCATTGCCCACACATCGTGGACAATGACCGTTTTGCGACCAACGATGCCACACGAAGAGAGGAGGCCGCCGCCTGGCGTGCCAGTCTGGGCATTCCCTCCACCCACAAGGTCGCTCTTTTTGCCGGAAAATTTCAGGACAAAAAACAACCTCTCCAGCTTCTGGGGGCCTTCATCCGGGCGCGTGTTCCCGAGAGTGTCCTGGTGTTTGTCGGGGATGGAGAGTTGGCGGAGAGCCTGAAAATCGAGGCAGGAGCCGCCCAGGCCAACGTCCTGTTTCTCCCCTTCCAAAACCAGACCAGCATGCCCCTGGTCTATCGGTTGGGAGATGTGTTTGTGCTGCCATCGGCTTATGACGAAACATGGGGATTGGGTGTCAATGAGGCGATGTGTTGCGGCGTCCCGGTCATTCTCAGCGACCAGGTGGGGTGCGGACCTGACCTGGTGGAACCCGGTCGGACAGGGTGGATATTCCCAGCCCGGGAGACGACCGCCTTGACACACATCCTCCAACAAGCCATGCAACCCGGTGACCACCTGAAGAGCATGGGAGAGGCTGCCCGGAACAAGATGCAGGCGTGGGGGCTGCCCCACGCCCGGGATGGCATCATTCGCGCCGTGCAATCGGTCACCAGAGCCCTTTGA
- a CDS encoding chemotaxis protein CheV: MDNFMKEIDQRSNLAFSNQMEMLTFFLTDSQQYGINVFKIIEVIETPKNVTVMPQSHPAILGAINFREQLVTVIDLASALSMAPVDTNEGVSYVIICEYSGSIQGFLISSPNKLITRSWKDIRSPGNGTQSSGYLTALTYDDEGKSIQILDIEKVLGEIMGVEDTVPQEMIEEGHKLSIDNFHVMAVDDSRAARNLLSSTLEQLGVQHHVFDNAESAFAALEKSLEPNSRFRYCLIISDIEMPGMDGFTFTRQVKANPDLAKIQLVLHSSMSNQANKVKADAVGANDFIPKFQPGNIARVVLEQVSRIREQGAGCYRG; this comes from the coding sequence ATGGATAATTTCATGAAGGAGATCGACCAGAGGAGCAATCTGGCTTTTTCCAATCAAATGGAGATGCTCACATTTTTCTTAACGGATTCCCAACAGTACGGGATCAACGTTTTCAAGATCATCGAAGTGATCGAAACCCCGAAAAACGTGACCGTCATGCCGCAGAGCCATCCCGCCATTCTGGGGGCGATCAACTTTCGTGAACAGTTGGTCACCGTCATCGATCTGGCCAGTGCCCTGAGCATGGCGCCCGTCGATACGAATGAAGGAGTCAGCTACGTCATTATCTGCGAATACAGCGGCTCCATCCAGGGATTTCTCATCAGCAGTCCCAACAAGCTGATCACCCGCAGCTGGAAAGATATACGGAGTCCGGGCAACGGCACACAAAGTTCGGGCTACCTGACCGCCCTGACCTACGACGACGAAGGAAAATCCATCCAGATACTCGACATCGAAAAGGTGCTGGGCGAGATCATGGGGGTTGAGGATACGGTTCCCCAGGAGATGATCGAAGAGGGGCATAAACTCAGCATCGACAACTTTCACGTCATGGCAGTGGATGATTCGCGTGCAGCCCGCAATCTTCTCTCCTCCACGCTTGAGCAGTTGGGAGTCCAACACCATGTCTTTGACAATGCCGAGTCCGCCTTCGCGGCCTTGGAAAAGTCATTGGAGCCCAATTCCCGTTTTCGGTATTGCTTGATCATCTCCGACATCGAGATGCCCGGCATGGACGGTTTTACCTTCACCCGGCAGGTCAAGGCAAACCCGGATCTGGCCAAAATCCAACTGGTTCTCCACAGCTCCATGAGCAACCAAGCCAACAAGGTCAAGGCAGACGCCGTCGGAGCCAACGACTTCATTCCAAAATTCCAACCCGGAAACATTGCCCGTGTGGTTCTGGAGCAGGTCTCCAGAATCCGGGAACAGGGTGCAGGGTGTTACCGAGGCTGA
- a CDS encoding class I SAM-dependent methyltransferase, whose translation MDKSSLGDFASPIATPTSPEQRSRWQEANRTWWENNPMQYDWRDGLEHEKFSEAYYREIDARFFSSTRSIMPWQSIPFDNLIPFAHLQDKKCLEIGVGCGTHAQLIAQHAGEFTGIDLTEHAVHCTRSRMELSGIRAQILRMDAEEMTFPDQSFDFVWSWGVIHHSADTPKVLSEIHRVLKPGGKAHIMVYYRNYWNYYIIAGLFFGILKGNLFRTGSLTKTQQLATDGALARYYTIPEWRALVEPGFAVDEVQIFGLKPEILPMPAGRAKNFLLAVIPDALARFFVHRCKMGSFLVSKLTRR comes from the coding sequence ATGGACAAAAGCAGCCTGGGAGATTTTGCATCCCCCATTGCCACGCCAACTTCCCCGGAGCAAAGATCCCGCTGGCAGGAGGCAAACCGCACCTGGTGGGAAAACAATCCCATGCAGTATGACTGGAGGGATGGCCTCGAACACGAAAAATTTTCCGAGGCCTACTATCGCGAAATCGATGCGCGTTTTTTCAGTTCGACAAGATCGATCATGCCTTGGCAGTCGATTCCCTTTGATAATCTGATCCCATTTGCCCATCTGCAAGATAAAAAATGCCTGGAAATCGGCGTCGGATGCGGTACCCACGCTCAACTGATTGCCCAACATGCCGGGGAGTTTACCGGTATCGACTTGACCGAACACGCCGTTCATTGTACGCGGTCCCGCATGGAACTTTCTGGCATCCGGGCGCAGATTCTGCGCATGGATGCGGAGGAGATGACCTTTCCCGATCAGAGCTTTGACTTTGTCTGGAGTTGGGGGGTGATCCACCACTCCGCCGACACCCCCAAAGTTCTCTCCGAAATTCACCGTGTGCTGAAACCCGGTGGCAAAGCCCACATCATGGTCTACTACCGAAATTATTGGAACTATTACATCATTGCAGGGTTGTTCTTCGGTATTTTGAAAGGCAACCTGTTCCGCACCGGATCCTTGACGAAAACTCAACAACTGGCCACCGATGGCGCCCTTGCGCGGTATTATACCATCCCGGAGTGGCGAGCCCTCGTCGAACCAGGATTCGCTGTGGATGAGGTGCAAATCTTTGGGCTCAAACCCGAGATACTGCCCATGCCGGCGGGACGCGCTAAAAACTTTCTGCTGGCCGTCATCCCGGACGCCCTTGCCCGGTTTTTTGTCCATCGCTGCAAAATGGGCTCTTTCCTGGTTTCAAAGTTGACCAGGAGATAA